TATTTACGAATGGTGGAATGCTAATACCCGAAGACCCACGCATGGTTCCGAGAAAGTTAATCGCTTTCACCTTCCAAATCAACCGGAAAGGCTTTCGTCTGGCTCCATGCCTGTGGCGGTGCACCAAACAGAACCTTTGTTCTTGCCCATGTAGCCTTGAAATATTCGCTCTGTCGGTAACGTGCTAAGTCTTCAGCAGCCTCCCAATGGCTAAACGTGCTGAAGACTTCCGGCAAATCGGCATCTTGCCATAATTCCAGATGACGACATCCGGGCATATTTCGAATGACAGGACAGATTTCCTTAAACAATGCCAGAAAGTCGGGGACGGTTTCTGGACGAAAAGTCATCCGCACAATACGAATCAGCATGGCAATAAGGTATTTAAGGAGTGGATGATGTAATTTATGGCTTGGGGTAAAGTACAACTTCTTTCTAAAAACGGTTCGCCCGTCTTTGGAATTTTCGTAAGATTACACGATGCAAGCCATTCCTGTCCATTTAGACATTCCAGAAAATCGTAAGCCACAAGCTGTGTATGCTTTTCAGATGCTTTTAAAGCCATTGGGCCTGACGCCTACCTTTACAGAAGGACAGACAACAGGGCAGATATATTATGGCCCTCTATTGCCCACTGACGATAGAACAGTGCATATACCGTATGTATGGCCGGACAACAACCTCCCCTGCCACTGCTATGTGTGGATTCAGGGCAGGCGCATTCCGGTCGTATATGCCAATAAACATGGTGCTGATTGGGTTGCCTCCGCCTTTTTCTGGCTGGCAGATGTACAAACCTATCTCATAAAGGAACGCGATGCACACGGACGTTTTCGGTATGAATCGTCGTTTCAAGCAAAATGGGGCGAGGAACCATTCCCTTTTGTGGATTATTACCGACTCGCCATCCGGGAAAAACTCCAGCAAATGGGGCTACCAATAGAACCACCTAGCTGGCAAGGGCATCCATTTACCGTTTGTATGACGCACGACATAGACCATCTTTATAAATGGACACTCCGGCGATGGTGGAAGGAGAAACGCCCTATAAAGCCCTTTTTTCAAAGAATAGACGGCTATCAGCGGGGCCTTGAACGACTTTTGGCCGTGGACCGTCGGTACAACTTAAAAGCAACTTGGTTTTTCAAAGCAGGTGCCAATGCACCCGAAGACCATTTTTACCCGCTTCACTCGCCTGCTGTCCAAACATTATTCCAAAGACTCCACCAGAACGGGCACGAAATCGGGTTACATCCAGCGTATTTTAGCCATGCCCATCCAGCTTTTTTCCGAAGCGAGGCCGAATACCTACGAAAACATACGCCTCACAAAAACACAAGCGTTCGGCAACACTATCTACGATGGGATGCCCATCAAACCCCAAATATTCAACAATTAAATGGCTTTGTATTGGATGCCGGGCTCAGTTTTGTAGATCGCGACGGATTTCGGAATGGCACTTGTTTTCCATTTCTTCTTTATGACCACCTAAACAACAAGCCCACGACTGTATGGGAAGTACCCTTGTGCCTACACGACACCACCTTGATGCAATACAGGGCACTCACAGCCCATGCAGCACTCGAAAGAACAAAGACATGGCTGGAGATAACGAAAAATCTGAATGGCATTTTGGTGGGCTTGTGGCATAACGTAATTTATGACCAAGACGAGTATCCGGATTGGGCCACCCACTTCGAGGAGTCTGCCGAAGCATTCAGCCTTTCTGGTGCGTGGTGTACTACTCTAAACGACGCCTTAACATATTTTACAAATACTTAGCCTCCTTTTATGTTGCGTGCAGCCCTTCTTGTTTTTGCCAAAGAACCTATTCCTGGAGCGGTCAAAACCCGTTTGACTACTTTGCTTACGCCCGATGAAGCGGCAAGCCTTTATGCTGCTTTCCTGAAGGATGCTTGGTCTCAATATCAGAAAATAGAGGCCGACCTGCGCCTGTATGTGCCCCCCCCTATGAAGCCTGGAAGCGAATGGATACCCAAACAAGCACCCATATTTACCCAACAAGGATCTGGCCTCGGCGAGCGGATGTTGATGGCTTTTCTCGAAACCTTCAAGGCTGGATACGAACGGATTGTCATTGTGGGGACAGACCATCCTACGCTCCCAGATGATTTTTTGGAGATGGCTTTCGAAGCCCTAAACGAGCGGTATAGTATGGTGATTGGACCCAGCGAAGACGGGGGGTATTATCTTTTGGGCATGAACGAATGGTATCCCGAAGCCTTCGAATTGATGCACTATAGCCACCCAGATGTCTTCAAACAAACCCTTGCACGAATCGAAACAACAGAAGCGTCACTTTCCATTTTACCAAAGTGGTATGATGTAGATACACCCCAAGATTTGGTTCGGCTTAAAGCAGATTTAAAAAATCTTCCGGAAAATGTTGCACAAAATACACGCCATTTTGTCCAAATCTTGACCAAGAACTATCCGCAAGTGCTGTAATCTCTTTTAAAATTTCCGGAAGCGCTTCTGGTGACCTATGTTCCTCTAATTTCTTTATTTATTATGTCAACTACTCGTCTCTTGACCCTCGAACAGTTTATCGTAGATCGTCAGGATGCCGTCACGGGTTCTACAGGGGCTTTTTCGCGCCTTATCCGTGACATCAGCATTGCTGCAAAGATTGTACAGCGGGATGTTCGCCGTGCCGGATTGGTGGATATTCTCGGAGCCTCTGGCGAAACCAATGTTCAGGGCGAAATTCAGCAAAAGTTAGACCGACTTGCCCACCAGGAGTTTGTTAAGGCATTAGAACGCGGTGGCGAATGCTGCTTGATTGGCTCGGAAGAACATGCCGAAGCCATTCCACTTCGTCCGGCCAGCGGGGCAAAAGCAGGACGTTATATTGTGCTCATGGATCCATTAGACGGTTCAACCAATATAGATGTAAACGTTTCAATCGGAACCATTTTCAGCATCTTTCGCTTGCCCGAGGGGGCTGAAAGTCCTGAACTGGAGCATGCCCTTCAACCGGGTGTCAATCAGGTGGCAGCAGGGTATATCTTATATGGTTCTTCGGTGATGTTGGTATATACCACTGGAAATGGTGTAAATGGTTTTACGTTAGATCCTTCAATTGGCGAATTCATCTTGTCTCATCCCAATATGCGGGTTCCAGAGATCGGAAAAATATACTCGATTAATGAAGGAAACTATCATTCTTGGCCATTGGGACTTAAAAAGTACATTAAATGGGTTCAGGAAGAAGCCCCAGATGGCACACGGCCTTATATCGCACGTTATATCGGTTCATTTGTAGCAGACTTTCACCGTAACTTAATCAAGGGTGGGGTTTATATTTATCCTGCCGATACCCGTAGTCCTGCTGGTAAACTTCGGCTGATGTACGAGGCCAATCCTATGGCATTTCTCATCGAACAGGCAGGTGGGCGAGCAACCGATGGGCATCGCCGAATTTTGGAAATTCAGCCCAAGATGTTGCACCAACGCACCCCTGTATATATTGGAACCGACCAGATGGTGCGCGACGTGGAAGAGTCTATTCGGGTTTGGGGCAATATTCATTAAGCAAAGTGACAAAGCTGCACATGAAATCAGCGTCAAAGCACACGAATGCCTTGCCAAGACCCGCTTTATTCCGTATTTTGTGGGTCTTGCTTACGGGAAGTAGCGCAGTCCGGTAGCGCACCAGCATGGGGTGCTGGGGGTCGCAGGTTCAAATCCTGTCTTCCCGACATAAATAAAAAAATGACTCGGTCTTGTTTTTTGGGGCCGAGCTTTTTTTATTTTATATTGACGCTAAACGTGCCCCCAAAACCCTCCTTTTTTACCAGACCCTGTTGAATATGGATCAACCGGATAATATCACCGGAAATGTATTCGCCGACGACTTCCGGCGCATACGTGAGTCCCGTAAAATCTCCATTGCGGAGTTGAGCCGTACCACCCTGGTGACAGCAGACATTTTGGAAGAATTTGAACGAAGCGCTCTTTTAGGTCATCCTCGGTTTAATACCGTCTATCTGAAAGCATTTGTTCGAACCTTGGCCGAAGCGCTGAATATTCCCAAAGAAGTAGCGGTATCGAGTTTGGAAGAGATGCTACAGGGTCAGTACTCAGGTGCTTTGAAAGGGTTTATCAACCCGGAATCTGTGGTAATTCGGTCTGCGCCAGCCCCTAAAGCAACGGCTAAAACGGAGCCCCTTCCCGAGGCGCCGACAAAAACCTTGACAGAAACACCAACCAAACCCATTGAGGAAAAAGCCGTTCCCACAAAAGCCCGCAAACCCTCCAAATCGCGTGTAGAAAAAGAAAAAACCATAGAAACACCGCTTGATTTATCCGTTGATCTTCCAAATCCTTTACCAGGCCCGGAGTCCAGCGGAGAACTTCCGGCGGCTCCCTCCCTAGAACCCGAATCAGAAAACTTGGCACCAGAGGCAAAGGAACCCATAAACCCGGTAAAACTAAGCATTCCACCTCCAACACCCAAGGAGCCTATCAGTACAGCGAGCAGTACCGTTCCCAAGACCCAGCCGATTGTTTTTGATGATACCCGTGGTATTCGCCCGCCTTCTCCCCCCATCCGAAGTTTAGAACCAGAATCGGATGGCATCAACTGGTTTAAAATTTTGGTTCCGATTGCTGTTTTAGCAGTATTGGGAGTCTTTGTATGGTTTATTTATAGTGAATGGAACTCGGCTGAAAGCGAAAGTCTTTTAGCCGACTCGAATACCGCCAGTACAACCCAAGAGCCGACCACCAGTCCTCATACCAATACGACTGTTGATACCAATGCCTCTACGCCTTCTGCAAACGGCAAGGCGCTTGCGGATAGCTTCATGGTTTCGATTTTGTCTATAGATAAGCCGATTTCGGGTATGAAGTTGACGCCAGATACCAAACCACGTTTCCCCGTTTGGGTGGAACTAGGAGACACATTGGAGTTGAAGCTTAAAAATCAGCCACTCTACGTGAAGCAATCGCTTAAATTGGAAGGGGGGCTTCAAAATGCACGTGTTATGGTGCAAGGAAAAGCCTTTGCCATCCCCGGCGCCGATTCGCTTCAGGTTGTGACGCTTAGCCGCGATATGATTACAAAACTGATCAGCCAATAAATCCAAAGACATCACCCATATCAAGCGTAGGGCAACTTTGTTCTGCGCTTGATATTTTCAACGAATGGAACATCTAGCTTTAACCTATTCCATACTCCATCAGATTTCCGAAATGGAGATTCAGGATCTTTCGCATGACGAAGCAGCACAATTGGCCCAAACGTTGGCGGTGGTTTTACACGCGCATAGCCATCGGTATTATGTCTTGGACCAACCCATCATTGCAGATGCCGAGTATGACCGCTTGTTTCGGGCATTGCAGGCCATTGAAGCCCATTTCCCATCGCTTCAAACACCGGACTCGCCGACCCAGCGCGTGGGTGGAGCAGTCTTAGATGGTTTTCAGAAGCACCAGCACCCACAAGCGCTGCTTAGCCTCGGAAACGTATTCTCGGAGGGTGATTTACGGGCATGGTACGACCGTTGTATAAAAGGTTTGCTGCCCGTTTTTGGTGTCACCCAACCCGAATTGCTCGTGGAGTTAAAAATTGATGGCTTGGCCATTGCGCTGACCTATGAAAAAGGACACTTGGTAATGGGAGCCACACGAGGAGATGGGCAAACCGGGGAAAATGTAACGGAAAATATACGAACTATTCGCAGTATTCCACTACAAATACCTGTTTATGAAATCATAAATTTACCTCCAATTCCAGACCGTATCGAAGTACGGGGCGAGGTTTATATGCGTAAATCAGATTTTCAGAAGTATAATGAACGTCTTCTTGCCGAACAAAAACCGCCGATTGCCAATCCTCGAAACGGTGCTGCGGGTAGCCTACGGCAATTGGACTCCAAAATGACTGCGAAGCGGCCTCTTAGCTTCTTTTGTTACGGAATTGGACCTGTTTCTGGCGAATTGCCAGACGGACTTTTCGAAATGGAGGAACAGTTAGCGGCTTGGGGCTTTCCGGTGAATCCGCACAAAGCACGATGTTCGGATTTGGAGGCAGTTGTGGATATGATTCAAAAATGGACCAACCAACGCGAAGCCTTAGACTATGAGATTGATGGCTTGGTGATTAAAATTAATCGTTTTGATCATCAACAAGCGCTTGGTTTTGTGTCTAATGCGCCTCGTTGGGCCGTGGCCTATAAATTCCCTTCTTTGGAAGTAACCACGCGCCTCGAAAACATTGAGCTGAGCATTGGTCGAACAGGCGTGGTAAAGCCCGTTGCCCTCTTAACACCCGTCTCCATCGGTGGCGTGGTCGTTTCACGAGCTACTTTGCACAATGAGGACTATATCGTTAGCCGAGATATCCGAATTGGAGACACGGTTCTGATCAAGCGAGCCGGAGATGTCATTCCCCAAGTGGTTCAAGCCATCATAGAGGCACGCACTGGCGCAGAGCAGGCTTGGGATTTCAAAAATGCCTGCACGGCTGCTGGCCTCCCTGTTCAGCGGTATGAAGGTGAGGCAGACTATTACACCACTCTTACCAACACACCCGAACAGCTAACGGCAGCCATAGAACATTTTACGGGCCGCGAGGCTATGGATATTGAGGGACTTGGTGGAAAAATGGCCGCGCTTTTGGTAGAAAAAGGGTTAGTGAAAGCATTACCGGATTTGTACCACCTTAAGAAAGACGATCTGTTGGCCCTTCCGGCTTTTGCGGAAAAGAAAGCACAAAACCTATTAGACGGTATAGAAGCATCCAAAAACCGTAGTTTAGCCCGTCTTATCTGGGCACTTGGCATCCGCTTTGTCGGTCAAACCACAGGGCAACTCTTGGTTCCCCACATTGAATCCTTAGAAAAACTTTTGGTGACTACCCCCGCAGACCTACAAACCATTGAAGGTATTGGGCCTAAAATTGCTGAAAGTATCGCATCTTGGAGCGCTACGCCTCAGAATATTGCGTTGGTACACGCATTAAAAGAAGTGGGGGTTCGTACCGAAAGAATGCCAGAGGAAGCGGCTAAACCCATTACCGCCGATTTGCCGCTGGCCGGAAAAACATTTGTCATTACGGGTACATTGCCAACAATGGGACGAACCGAGGCCGCACAACGCATCCAACAGGCAGGAGGAAAAGTTACCGATAGCGTGAGCAAAAAAACCCATTATTTAGTGGCTGGCGAAAATGCAGGGTCCAAATTGGAGAAAGCGCAAAAACTGCAAATCGTAGTCTTAGATGAGGCACAATTTTTACAGATGATTGAGATACCTGCCCCTGAAAAGCCGTAAATGATGCTACGCATCAGGGCAGAAGTAACTTATAAAGGCGGGCTATTTTTCAATAAACCGAAAGTAGCCCGCCCGTAGATTTGACTTCATCGTACCCACTCCTTCTCAAGGACGAACGGGGTTTTCTTTTCGTCGGAAAGGGTAATCATATCAGCAGAAGTAGGACGACTCCGGAAGGGATCCGGAAAAATCATCCGCGCACTGCGATCATAAGAAATATAGTTCCATAACCAATCAAAAAAAACCAGCAAGCGATTACGAAACCCTACCAAGTACATCAGGTGAACAAAAAGCCAAGCCAGCCAAGCGCCAAAACCTTTTGCTCGAAAACCCCAAGGCGTTTCTGCAACAGCAGCATTACGACCAATGGTGGCCATGATGCCTTTATCAAAGTACCGATAAGGCTGGGTTGGGAGATGATGTATCAATGCGTTCAGTTGTAGGGCCACATGTTTCCCCGCCTGAATGGCATTTGGAGCCAATTGTGGATGCAGGTTCCCGTTTTCATCGGTACTGGCGGCCATATCCCCAATCACAAATACATTTGGATCATCAGGAAGGCTTAAGTCAGGCCGCACCTCTATGCGCCCAGCAGCACCTTGTTTTACACCCATCAAATCTGCAAGTGGATTAACCCGAATGCCTGCAGCCCAGATAAGGGTTGCTGTTGGAAGGCGCTCTCCCGTGTGTAGCAACACGTCATTGGCCGATACACGCACCACCTTGGTCCCTTGATAAACTTGAACGCCCCGTCGTTTTAGTTCTGCTACAGTATAGTTGCGATATCGTTCATTAAACGCATTCAACAAATGCGAACTGGCCTCGATCAGTGATACTTTTGCACGGTGAATGGGCAAGTGGGGAAAATCTTTTTTCAACACCATTTCAAACAATTCAACAAGCGCACCCGCCATTTCCACTCCGGTAGGCCCTCCCCCAACAACCACAAAATGCAACAAGCCATCATCGTACCGATCGGCATAAAGATTTGCTTCTTCAAAAACGGATAAGACGTGGCTGCGCAGTACCATCGCGTCTTGCATGGTTTTAAGGGTAAAAGCATGTTCGGCCACGCCCGGAATGCCAAAAAAATTATTGGTTGCTCCTGCTGCTAAAACCAAATAATCGTATGAACACGTGAATCCCGTTTCCAAAGTAATTTTCTTATCGGATCGGTTCACGGCAATCACTTTGCCCAACACAAAATCTACATTCTTCTGCCGCTGGAGCATACTCCGGATACTTCTTCCGATGCTTTCAGGCTCCAAACCAGCCGTTGCAACCTGATATAATAATGGTTGGAAGGTGTGGTAATTGTTCTGGTCAATGAGGCGGACTTCTACGGGGGCGTTTCTCAAAGCACGTACAACGGCGAGGCCGCCAAATCCAGCACCAATGACGGCGACAATGGGCTTGCGAATCGGTTTGGGTTTCATATGAGGAATGGGGTTTGGTTTGGGCCACATACGAATTATGGGGCAAATTTGTTTTTTTTGCAAACCTTTTCTACTTGAATATTTCACATCATAAAGATTGGTTTAGTACTCAATACAAGAACTGTCTATAGACATGTTACCCGCCCTTCTTTGGTAAGTGGGAAGGCGGATATCGCGATATTGTTCAAACATCGCTCAGAATCAAGTTTTCTTATGAGAGATTGTAAAAAAACTCTTTTTTTGCTTGTGTAATTAAGATCGGTTCCGATTTATATTAGGCAGCCTTCTCGACTAAACATCTATGGATAATGAAAACCCTTTTACCGATTATACTGGCCTTTTACGGTTGTTGTATAACCGTCTGGGGGCAGACCAGACAGCCCAGCACCATCAACAAAACCCCTCAACCATACGAATTGGCAGCGCAATTATGTGAACGGGGGATGGAAAAACTTTTTGAAGGGAATGAAGTTGGTGCATTGGCAGCATTTAACGAAGCCCTGAAAAAAGATTCGACTTTCTCCCGTGCCTACCACCTAAGGGGAGAATTACGCCTAAAACAAGGAGCCTTAGAGGAGGCTTTGCATGACCTGAATCGCGCCATTTCGTTCGTGGGCGATTATCCTGACTATTTTTATGCCCGTGCCAATATTCAAACGCAAAGAAAGGCATATACAGAAGCCATCTCCGATTATACCAAGGTGTTAACGCTTCGGCCCAACTATCCAGAGGCCATCTTAGATCGGGCCATTGCCAAATTAGAATATGGGGATGTCTCAGGTGGATGCGCCGATATCGCACTTGCAGAGCAATTAGGCCTAAAAGACCGTGCCCTAAAAGAAAAACATTGCGCTATGCAAAAAAACTAATGTAAAACCCTAACCACCTGAGACTTAACTTATATCATGTACGGGGTTTTATTCTATCAGAGAAAGGGCCTAAAACGTAACCACTATTTGCCACATCACACAACCCAACATTCAAAAAGAACGGCGCACCCTATGTAATGAGTACGCCGTTTATGTGGACCCCCATGCCACATAGCCGTAACACGGCATTTCGTATCAAGAAGGAACGTTCTTTGTGACCCGAATTTTCGGGGATAGCACAATTTCCGACTTAACTGACCGGGAAATAAGGCATGCTTTTTCGGCTTTTTCCAAAATGCGTTGCGCCTTTTCTACCTGAGCCTCCGAGGTCAACTCAATTTCGGGGCGAAGAACTACTTGGGTGATCGCAAAGCCTCCTAAGCCATCTTTTTCCAACTTCCCAACTGCATTACAGCCAAAAGAAGTAAAATCCAACCTACTATTTTCAGCGATGGCAAGAAATGTAGTCATCAGACAACTACTTAGGGCAGCCACAAACAGGTGTTCTGGCGACCAAATACCAACTTCGCCTTTTGTAAATTCTGGCGGAGTGGCTACCTCAATTAGTTCCGACAATACGGGCGAGGTCAGTAACCCCTTCCGGTCATGCGTCCAAGAAACGTCCACTTCATATAAATGATGTACATCCATCATGGCAGATCACTCGTTTCGTTTTGAGTAGAATGTAATGCAGGATAGTAGGGCTGTTTATCCTAAAAAAACCTTTTCACCTGTATATATTTATCGTACATGGGTAAGGCCACAACTGTCACGGAAGGGCAATTTTGCCTTATTTTACAGAATTCCTTTTCCACATCAACTTCGGCGTATATGCGAAAAAAAATCGGATTTTGGCTGGCTACTATACTGCTTTCGACTGCACCCTCTTTTGCACAACCAGTATTTGAAATCTCATTTTCTAAAACACTGTCTCTGGAGCCTTTGGATGGACGGATTATTTTGATGTTTACCAAAGACAATACATCAGAACCCAAGTCACAGGTGAGATGGGGCCTGAATGCCATACCCATCTTTGGGAAAAATGCAGAAAGTTGGCGCCCCAATCAGCCACAAGTCATAGACCATACGATTTTCGGATACCCCTACGAAAGCCTGAAGGACCTACCTGCCGGCGAGTACTATGTACAAGCCGCACTGAACCGCTATGAAACTTTTAACCTAAAAACCGGGCACCAGGTTAAATTACCCCGTTCATGGGATGCGGGCCAAAATTGGAGAAAGGAACCAGGAAATTTGTTTTCCAAGCCCCAAAAATTGCGTATTGACCCTACAAAGAAACAGATTATCCGACTAAATCTTACCGAAATCAACCCAGAAATCACGCCGCCAAAAGACACCCCTTATATCCGCCACATTAAAATCCAAAGCAAACTGCTAACAGAGTTTTGGGGACGTCCTATGTATTTGGGGGCACATGTTTTGGTTCCGGAAGGGTTCGATGCGCATCCGGAAGCACGCTATCCGCTGATGTTGTTTCATGGCCATTTCCCCGCAGATTTTGGAGGATTCCGGACATCAGCCCCTGACCCAAGCCTGATTTGTGCATATAGCGAACGATTCCGGTTAGACTGTTATAACCGAATAGAACAACAAGAAGCCTACAATTTTTATCAGAAGTGGATTAGCAAAGATTTCCCCCGTTATCTGGTCGTGGAAATTCAACATGCAAACCCTTACTACGACGATTCATACGCCGTCAATTCTGCAAATTTAGGCCCCTACGGAGACGCCATTATGACAGAACTACTTCCGGCCATCGAGCAGAAGTTTCGTGGCATTGGCGAAGGCTGGGCACGTTTTACCTATGGTGGCTCTACTGGGGGCTGGGAGGCTTTGGCTGCACAAGTCTTTTACCCAGAAGCCTTCAACGGTGCTTTCGCAGCCTGTCCGGACCCGGTGGACTTCCGTGCATATACGCTCGTCAACCTATATGAAGACAAAAATGCTTACACTTGGCACGGTCCACACCGCGAAATAGAAAAACCGGGCTATCGCAATTATTTAGGAGAAGTCACCGCCACAGTCCGAGATCAAAACCATTATGAACTGGTTTTAGGAGACAAATCCCGCTCTGGCGATCAGTGGGACATCTGGGAAGCAGTTTATTCTCCACAGGGTTCCGATGGCTATCCCAAACGCATTTTTGATAAAAAAACTGGCAAAATAAACCCAGAAGTCGCTGCTTACTGGCGAGAAAATTACGACTTAAGACATATCATGGAACGGGACTGGGCTAAACTCGGCCCTAAATTACAAGGAAAGATCCACCTCTACTGCGGCGATATGGACAATTATTATTTGAATAATGCGGTGTACTTGATGGAGGACTTTTTGCGCAACCGCACCCAGAACCCCAAATCGGATGCTGTCATTGCTTATGGCGATCGTGCAGAACATTGCTGGAACGGCGATCCTGAGAATCCAAATGCCATCAGCCGTCTTCGCTACAATTGGCAATACCTGCCCATGATTCTAAAACGCATCGAAGATTCAGCACCACCGGGCGCAGATGTGCGGAGCTGGCGATACTAAATTCCCTAACCATATAAGAAGCTCTACGACAACACAGAAGTCTTAGGAAAAGGTTGGTATCAAAAAATTTGGAACCAATTACAGCGCCACATCCTCCAACCGTTGTGCGGCCATGGCCTTTCCGTACAGGTTCAAGATTTTATCCGATCATCCAAATATCCGGCAATGTACCAAACTTAGCGGTGAGGCTTTTTCCTTCACCTCCGCCGAGGTGTAGGGCCTGTATTTTTTGGATAGCTCCGTTTGGTAGGTAAAAGTCAGGTGGAAAAGGGGTACCTTTCAAAAATGCCCATAGACATTACGATGCACCTTAGATGAGGGGAAATCTTTACTTACCATTGAGAAAAGCTCCGTAGGAGCGACATCATACGAGAATCCAGCAGGCCGCATAAAATGTGAAAGAGGTGTTCACGAGGTAATTTGGAAAGTTTTGAAATGCACTCGTGGAAAAGTGTGTCGGTACACATCGTTTTGGGGTTATAAAGCCAACACACGCGATGCAAAAACCAAAGAAGACAGGTGTGGATAAGTTTAGGCTACAATTTTGGGCAATTGTGAATACAAAAATGCCGAAAAAAGCCCGAAACCATTAGGCTCCGGGCTTTAGAAAAAGAAGCAGATGTGGGCTTATTTCACCAACATCACCTTTTGCATTCCGCTGAAGTTCTCACCCATCAGACGCACAAAATACGCACCGCTTTGTAAGGTACTGCCATTCAGTTGGATGGTTTGGAGCGTATTGGCTTCTGGCACGCCTTGGTACAAGACCGAAATTTGTTGTCCCAACGCATTGAACAGCGTCATGGTAACGGCTTGTTTTTGGGCAACGGCAAAGGTGAGCGTGGTTTGCGGATTAAACGGGTTGGGATACGCGGGATTCATCACAAACGTACCCGGAACTTCTACCGAAACAGTGACCTGTTTGCTGTATTTTACCCCGCCGTCTTTGTCCACACTTTTCAAGCGGAAGTAGTGTGTACCCACTTGCAAGCCTTGTATGGCTTGGGTATAGGAACGTACATCCGTACTGGAGCCTGCTGCTTGTACGGTGGCCACGGTTTTCCACGCGCCATCTACCAAGTGTTGCACCTCGAATA
Above is a genomic segment from Bacteroidetes Order II. bacterium containing:
- a CDS encoding OsmC family protein; this translates as MMDVHHLYEVDVSWTHDRKGLLTSPVLSELIEVATPPEFTKGEVGIWSPEHLFVAALSSCLMTTFLAIAENSRLDFTSFGCNAVGKLEKDGLGGFAITQVVLRPEIELTSEAQVEKAQRILEKAEKACLISRSVKSEIVLSPKIRVTKNVPS
- a CDS encoding tetratricopeptide repeat protein is translated as MKTLLPIILAFYGCCITVWGQTRQPSTINKTPQPYELAAQLCERGMEKLFEGNEVGALAAFNEALKKDSTFSRAYHLRGELRLKQGALEEALHDLNRAISFVGDYPDYFYARANIQTQRKAYTEAISDYTKVLTLRPNYPEAILDRAIAKLEYGDVSGGCADIALAEQLGLKDRALKEKHCAMQKN
- a CDS encoding NAD(P)/FAD-dependent oxidoreductase — translated: MKPKPIRKPIVAVIGAGFGGLAVVRALRNAPVEVRLIDQNNYHTFQPLLYQVATAGLEPESIGRSIRSMLQRQKNVDFVLGKVIAVNRSDKKITLETGFTCSYDYLVLAAGATNNFFGIPGVAEHAFTLKTMQDAMVLRSHVLSVFEEANLYADRYDDGLLHFVVVGGGPTGVEMAGALVELFEMVLKKDFPHLPIHRAKVSLIEASSHLLNAFNERYRNYTVAELKRRGVQVYQGTKVVRVSANDVLLHTGERLPTATLIWAAGIRVNPLADLMGVKQGAAGRIEVRPDLSLPDDPNVFVIGDMAASTDENGNLHPQLAPNAIQAGKHVALQLNALIHHLPTQPYRYFDKGIMATIGRNAAVAETPWGFRAKGFGAWLAWLFVHLMYLVGFRNRLLVFFDWLWNYISYDRSARMIFPDPFRSRPTSADMITLSDEKKTPFVLEKEWVR